The following coding sequences are from one Campylobacter sp. RM16187 window:
- a CDS encoding CAP domain-containing protein, giving the protein MNTQKPALKLKFGLIGVWLVLLAGCDSSYDPTRLKEASQPEFSYISDSDALSYLNDYRRGSGLFGLKFNESLSLASKNHAEYSLAHNHMGHDESSGLAKFTGSTPSERAKTAGYSSMHVLENIAYKSDFITSIDGLFSAIYHRFAFLNLSVNEAGFDAATSDKFSAYVFLMGNSELNSFCKRGVSDNGSGRFYTNVCGDKNVKIKDSRLEGFLKSTKQHVKFPDKVPVMPYFSGEIPDPFPECKITANPVSIEFNESLKDIKFVNFEIYKGEEKLRNLKILDQKSDINRKFSSHQFAAFSREVFSFNTDYTAVFSYTQENEPKQIKWNFKTKTLKFPYFEANDGDVLSVKPDMIYEIFFRPKDCNDLLTSYSYNSSALLNSEVKQSGTNTLSVKLSGMQGDMLTIKTSGGDEVKVRLSASSPKAQKERKEYIIKSALMVLGVIIVFIIIGRTLRR; this is encoded by the coding sequence TTGAATACGCAAAAGCCGGCCCTAAAGCTTAAATTTGGGCTGATTGGAGTCTGGCTTGTTTTACTTGCGGGTTGTGACAGCAGTTACGACCCTACAAGGCTTAAAGAGGCAAGCCAGCCTGAATTTTCTTACATAAGCGACAGTGACGCGCTTAGCTACTTAAACGACTACCGAAGAGGCTCAGGACTGTTTGGGCTTAAATTTAACGAAAGCCTAAGTCTAGCCTCAAAAAATCACGCCGAATACAGCCTAGCTCACAATCATATGGGGCACGATGAAAGCTCTGGTCTTGCTAAATTTACGGGCTCAACGCCTAGCGAAAGAGCAAAAACAGCAGGCTATAGCTCTATGCATGTGCTTGAAAATATAGCTTATAAGAGCGATTTTATAACCTCCATAGACGGGCTTTTTTCGGCGATTTATCATCGCTTTGCCTTTTTAAATTTGAGCGTAAATGAAGCAGGTTTTGATGCGGCAACTTCTGATAAATTTAGCGCTTATGTCTTTTTGATGGGCAACTCCGAACTTAACAGCTTTTGTAAGAGAGGCGTAAGCGATAACGGCTCGGGAAGATTTTACACAAATGTTTGCGGAGATAAAAACGTCAAGATCAAAGACAGTAGGCTTGAGGGGTTTTTAAAATCAACAAAGCAGCATGTAAAATTTCCCGATAAAGTGCCTGTGATGCCTTATTTTAGCGGAGAGATTCCCGATCCTTTTCCTGAGTGCAAGATCACTGCAAACCCTGTTAGTATAGAGTTTAACGAGAGTTTAAAAGATATAAAATTTGTAAATTTTGAGATTTATAAAGGCGAAGAAAAGCTTAGGAATTTAAAAATTTTAGATCAAAAAAGCGATATAAACCGCAAATTTTCATCTCATCAGTTTGCGGCGTTTTCAAGAGAGGTATTTAGCTTTAACACCGATTACACCGCAGTTTTTAGCTATACGCAGGAAAATGAACCTAAACAGATAAAGTGGAATTTTAAGACCAAGACGCTTAAATTTCCTTACTTTGAAGCAAACGATGGCGATGTGCTAAGCGTAAAGCCTGATATGATATATGAAATTTTCTTTCGCCCAAAGGATTGTAATGATCTGCTTACGAGCTACTCCTACAACTCGTCCGCGCTTTTAAATTCCGAAGTTAAGCAAAGCGGAACAAACACCCTAAGCGTGAAGTTAAGTGGTATGCAAGGCGATATGCTTACGATAAAGACGAGCGGTGGAGATGAGGTTAAAGTTAGGCTTAGCGCAAGTTCGCCAAAAGCGCAAAAAGAGCGTAAAGAATATATCATAAAATCCGCTCTCATGGTGCTTGGC
- a CDS encoding biotin/lipoyl-containing protein — MPKKFIDVMDTTFRDGFQSVFGARVLMDDFLPAVSAAKEAGITHFEFGGGARFQSLYFYLNEDAFTMMDKFREVVGAEANLQTLSRGVNTVTLDTGSRELVDLHAKLFKKHGTTTIRNFDALNDVENLKYSGERIVHHGLKHEVVVTMMDLPPGCVGAHDVAFYERILREILDAGIPYHSVCFKDASGTSSPQKVYETIKMARKLLPEKTHIRLHTHETAGVSVACYLAALEAGADGIDLAASPVSGGTSQPDILTMLHALKGKEFDLGGLDVERVLKYERVLKECLKDYFIPPEATEVSPLIPFSPMPGGALTANTQMMRDNNILDKFPDVIDAMREVVEKGGYGTSVTPVSQFYFQQAFNNVLFGKWKKIADGYGKMVLGYFGKTPSKPDKEVVKLASEQLGLKPTKENAIDIADRDETKSVKFTKELLEKEGIKTSEENIFIAAACKEKGIAFLKGEGKVNVRKISQTVSEQICVAKESREPINEKYNVVVNGKKFEVEIYDSASGAVEVKSLKPASDAMLLPPEISPAGRKSTNENGSGEAVLSTLPGNVFKILVKVGEKVTKGQKMFILEAMKMEIEVVAPKDGVVNSIEVEVGQTIKNGQILARI; from the coding sequence ATGCCAAAGAAGTTTATAGATGTGATGGATACCACCTTTAGGGACGGATTTCAGTCCGTATTTGGTGCAAGAGTTCTTATGGATGACTTTTTGCCTGCGGTTAGCGCGGCGAAAGAAGCCGGTATCACACACTTTGAATTTGGCGGTGGAGCTCGCTTTCAAAGCCTTTATTTTTATCTGAACGAAGACGCCTTTACTATGATGGATAAATTTAGAGAAGTCGTAGGAGCTGAGGCAAATTTGCAAACTCTAAGCAGAGGCGTTAATACCGTAACTCTTGATACGGGAAGCCGCGAGCTTGTCGATCTTCACGCTAAACTTTTTAAAAAGCACGGCACGACTACGATTAGAAATTTTGACGCGCTTAACGATGTGGAAAATTTAAAATACTCAGGCGAGAGGATAGTTCATCACGGGCTTAAGCACGAAGTTGTAGTAACTATGATGGATCTGCCTCCCGGATGTGTGGGCGCTCATGATGTGGCGTTTTACGAGCGAATTTTAAGGGAAATTTTAGACGCAGGCATTCCTTATCATAGCGTTTGCTTTAAAGATGCAAGCGGCACAAGCAGCCCGCAAAAAGTCTATGAAACTATCAAGATGGCTCGCAAGCTACTTCCTGAAAAAACTCACATTAGACTTCACACTCACGAAACCGCAGGCGTTAGCGTGGCGTGCTATCTAGCTGCACTTGAAGCAGGAGCCGACGGCATCGACCTAGCGGCAAGTCCTGTAAGTGGGGGCACAAGCCAGCCTGATATACTTACTATGCTGCACGCTTTAAAGGGCAAGGAATTTGACCTTGGCGGACTTGACGTGGAGAGGGTGCTAAAATACGAAAGAGTACTGAAAGAGTGCCTAAAAGACTACTTCATCCCGCCAGAAGCGACGGAAGTAAGCCCGCTGATACCGTTTTCTCCTATGCCGGGCGGCGCACTAACTGCAAATACTCAAATGATGAGAGATAATAATATCTTAGATAAATTTCCTGACGTGATAGACGCTATGCGCGAAGTCGTAGAAAAGGGCGGTTACGGCACATCTGTAACTCCTGTGAGCCAGTTTTATTTCCAGCAAGCTTTTAATAATGTTCTGTTTGGCAAATGGAAGAAAATCGCCGACGGATACGGTAAAATGGTGCTTGGATACTTCGGCAAGACCCCATCAAAGCCTGATAAAGAGGTTGTAAAACTTGCAAGCGAGCAGCTAGGACTTAAGCCTACTAAAGAAAACGCCATAGATATAGCCGATCGTGATGAGACAAAGTCGGTAAAATTCACAAAAGAGCTTCTTGAAAAAGAGGGCATTAAAACAAGTGAAGAAAATATATTTATCGCAGCAGCCTGTAAAGAGAAGGGAATTGCATTCTTAAAAGGCGAGGGCAAGGTAAATGTGCGCAAAATTTCGCAAACCGTTAGTGAGCAAATTTGTGTTGCTAAAGAGAGCAGAGAGCCAATAAATGAAAAATATAACGTCGTAGTAAACGGCAAGAAATTTGAGGTTGAAATTTATGATAGCGCAAGCGGAGCGGTTGAGGTTAAGAGCCTAAAGCCTGCAAGCGATGCTATGCTTCTGCCGCCTGAAATTTCGCCTGCGGGAAGAAAATCTACTAACGAAAACGGCAGCGGTGAAGCGGTGCTAAGCACACTGCCAGGAAATGTCTTTAAAATTTTAGTTAAGGTCGGTGAAAAGGTGACAAAGGGTCAAAAGATGTTTATCCTAGAAGCCATGAAAATGGAGATAGAAGTAGTAGCTCCAAAGGATGGCGTAGTAAATTCAATCGAAGTGGAGGTTGGACAAACGATAAAGAACGGGCAAATTTTGGCGAGGATTTAG
- the pckA gene encoding phosphoenolpyruvate carboxykinase (ATP) yields MVNEIEKLGLRDVKNVYYNLSYDELFEHEKKNNEGKVSSNGTFMVDTGIFTGRSPKDKYFVKQDPSGKYIAWGKVNKPISKELFDKLLKKAKEQLSGKEIYVQDAFCGSSDKSKKSVRFVTEVAWQAHFVKNMFIRPNEVELAKFKLDFVVYNACKCSNENYKEDGLNSEVFVIFNVEENVAVIGGTWYGGEMKKGIFSMMNYWLPLEGKLSMHCSANVGVNGDTALFFGLSGTGKTTLSTDPHRKLIGDDEHGWDDDGVFNFEGGCYAKCINLDPESEPEIYGAIKRNALLENVVADANGTVDYKDGSKTENTRVSYPIEHIENHEPSLSAGHPENIIFLTADAFGVLPPVAKLTKEQAMYYFLSGYTAKVAGTERGITEPVATFSACFGEPFMPLHPTVYAKLLGEKIDKHNVNVYLVNTGWSGGAYGVGKRMSIKATRACINAILDGSIRECEFENFEKFNLAIPKELAGVETRLLNPINTWENKDEYIAMRDKLAAMFEANFKRYEDVKEGVEYAKAGPKA; encoded by the coding sequence ATGGTAAATGAGATTGAAAAACTAGGCTTGAGAGACGTTAAAAACGTCTATTATAACCTAAGCTACGACGAGCTTTTCGAGCACGAGAAGAAAAATAACGAAGGCAAGGTAAGTAGCAACGGAACATTTATGGTTGATACGGGAATTTTTACCGGAAGAAGCCCTAAAGATAAGTATTTCGTAAAGCAAGATCCAAGCGGCAAATACATCGCTTGGGGCAAAGTAAATAAACCGATATCAAAAGAGCTTTTTGACAAACTTTTAAAAAAGGCTAAAGAGCAGCTAAGCGGTAAGGAAATTTACGTGCAAGACGCGTTTTGCGGTTCAAGCGATAAGAGTAAAAAATCGGTTAGATTTGTAACCGAGGTTGCTTGGCAAGCGCATTTCGTAAAAAATATGTTCATAAGACCAAACGAGGTCGAGCTAGCTAAATTTAAGCTTGATTTTGTAGTTTATAACGCTTGCAAATGCTCAAACGAAAACTACAAAGAAGACGGATTAAATTCAGAAGTTTTTGTTATCTTTAACGTGGAAGAAAACGTCGCGGTAATCGGCGGAACGTGGTATGGCGGAGAGATGAAAAAGGGAATTTTTTCTATGATGAACTACTGGCTTCCGCTTGAAGGCAAGCTAAGTATGCACTGCTCTGCAAACGTAGGAGTTAATGGCGATACAGCGCTATTTTTCGGTCTTAGCGGAACAGGCAAAACCACTCTTTCAACCGATCCGCACCGCAAACTGATCGGCGATGACGAGCACGGATGGGATGATGACGGAGTGTTTAACTTTGAAGGCGGCTGCTACGCAAAATGTATAAACCTTGATCCTGAGAGCGAGCCTGAAATTTACGGCGCTATCAAACGCAACGCTCTTCTTGAAAACGTCGTAGCGGACGCAAACGGAACGGTTGATTATAAAGACGGAAGCAAAACCGAAAACACACGCGTAAGCTATCCGATCGAGCATATAGAAAACCACGAGCCAAGCCTAAGCGCAGGTCATCCTGAGAACATTATCTTCCTAACGGCAGATGCATTTGGTGTGCTTCCTCCGGTTGCAAAGCTTACAAAAGAGCAGGCGATGTATTATTTTTTAAGCGGATATACGGCTAAAGTTGCAGGAACAGAGCGCGGTATAACCGAGCCTGTGGCAACATTTTCAGCTTGCTTTGGCGAGCCGTTTATGCCGCTTCATCCAACCGTATATGCCAAACTTCTGGGCGAGAAGATCGATAAGCACAACGTAAATGTATATCTTGTAAATACGGGCTGGAGCGGCGGCGCTTACGGAGTTGGCAAAAGAATGAGCATAAAGGCTACTCGCGCTTGCATAAACGCCATACTTGACGGAAGCATCAGAGAGTGCGAGTTTGAGAATTTTGAGAAATTTAACCTTGCTATCCCAAAAGAGCTAGCAGGTGTTGAAACAAGACTTCTAAACCCGATAAATACGTGGGAAAATAAAGACGAATACATCGCGATGAGAGATAAGCTTGCCGCTATGTTTGAAGCAAATTTCAAGCGATATGAAGATGTGAAAGAGGGCGTTGAATACGCAAAAGCCGGCCCTAAAGCTTAA